A region of the candidate division KSB1 bacterium genome:
TCGCGAAATGACCAGAATGAACAGGCAACTGCCAATTCCTATCGACAAACCCAGCGCATTGATCAGGGCATAGACTTTATGTTTGAGTAAATTTCTGAAGGCGATTTTGAGATAGTTTTTTATCATGAAGTTCTCCTAATTAGCTTTCAGCGGACAGCCGTTAGCTCTCAGATTTATTTTTTGTGCTGAGTGCTGAAACCTAACACCGATCCAACAACCGTGCCAGTACTGTTTTTTAATCACTTATAAGCAGTTTACAAACTTTCAAAAAGAAAAAGTATCCGCTGGCATTACACCGGGTGTGCGTTTGCGAACAATTATACCTACCGTATTTAAAAATTATGTTTGACTAAGATACCTGATATTGTAGTTTATTTTTTACAGAGCAATAAATAACTACATGAATTTATTTTTCTTACTTATTTCATCGGTTACGCTGTTTCTAGTAGTTGTTGCTGTCATTGAAATTACACTGGGCAAAAGGTCGATCAGATTTTTGAAAGACATTTCACCTGAACACGATTTTAAGGGAGATAAGGTTTCAATTGTCATCCCTGCGAGAAATGAAGAAAAAGAAATTGAGGTGGCTTTAAAGTCCGTACTGGCTCAGGGCTACAACGATTTTGAAGTCATCGTAATCGATGACCGTTCAACTGACCAAACAGCTGAAATACTCGAAGGCATTGCAAAAAGAAATCGAAAGCTTCAGGTCCATCACATCTCGATGCTTCCTGGTGGCTGGTTAGGAAAAAATCATGCTTTGCAACATGGCGCCAAACAGGCCGTGGGAAAACTGCTGCTTTTTGCAGATGCAGATATTGTTATGCATCCTTCGGCCATCAAACGAGCCGTTTATTATATGCAAAAAGATAATTTAGACCATAGGGTCGTCGGCCCACAACTTAAAATCTCAGGCAAAATGCTCAAAATAGCATTGCTGACTTTTTCAGTAAATTTTATGCTTTTTTTCCAACCTTGGAAAGCTAAGAATCCCACAAGCAAAAAATTTATCGGCGGTGGCGCTTTCAGCTTAATGCGGCGGGAGGCATATGAGGCGATCGGTACGATGCAGGCCCTACCGATGAGTGTCGCTGACGACCTCAAACTCGGTCAGCTCCTGAAACAAAACGGATTCAGGCAAGAGTTTTTGGCAGGCGGGGATATGATTTCTTTGGAATGGTAACCGACCTTAAAAGAAATGATTCATGGGCTCACAAAAAATACTTTTGCAGTCATAAATTTCAGTTTTTTAAAAGTCATTGGAATTAGTGTTGCTTTGGTTGTGCAATATTTAGGACCCCTTTTCGCAATTTTTGCTTTCACCGGCTTAATTCAAGTGCTCAACATTTTCATTATTTTGGGAGTATGAGTACTTTATTTAACTACTGCCAGTTTTATCGATTTTCCTCGTTGGTTGACTTTAGGATTTCCAATTGGAGTTATCATTAACATATATGTTATTTGGAAGTCGGCTTTGATCACTCTCAAAAACAAAGGAATCACTTGGCGGGATTCTCACTATGCACTGGATGAGCTTAAGAAATTCAAATCATGAATCGAGATAAAAGGGTGAACCTTGGTTCGTCTCTTACGTTTATTTATATTGAAAATGAAATAGTTAGAATAT
Encoded here:
- a CDS encoding glycosyltransferase codes for the protein MNLFFLLISSVTLFLVVVAVIEITLGKRSIRFLKDISPEHDFKGDKVSIVIPARNEEKEIEVALKSVLAQGYNDFEVIVIDDRSTDQTAEILEGIAKRNRKLQVHHISMLPGGWLGKNHALQHGAKQAVGKLLLFADADIVMHPSAIKRAVYYMQKDNLDHRVVGPQLKISGKMLKIALLTFSVNFMLFFQPWKAKNPTSKKFIGGGAFSLMRREAYEAIGTMQALPMSVADDLKLGQLLKQNGFRQEFLAGGDMISLEW